AATACGGTGCAGAGGTCATGGGATACGACGAGAACATCGATGTCAAGGTCGGGAGCTGCGGAGGTGCCGAAGGCATCGCCAACGTCATACGCGAGAACGGATATGACACCGTCATCGATGCCACTCACCCGTATGCCCTTAACATCACGGAACACATCAAGCAGGCCTGCCAGGCGACGGG
This DNA window, taken from Thermoplasmata archaeon, encodes the following:
- a CDS encoding precorrin-6A/cobalt-precorrin-6A reductase: MPQTDGAEVPMSGIFIFSGTSEGRTISKLLADAGADVHVRVATEYGAEVMGYDENIDVKVGSCGGAEGIANVIRENGYDTVIDATHPYALNITEHIKQACQATG